The genomic region ACATTACATATCCAGAGTGAGTCTGGAGACACAAAACTATTATTACATTCATACCAAGCGCAATTATACAAACGCACATGCTGGAAGACAGGAATAAGAAAACGTGCTTTAAATCCAACATTTCTACCTGAGTATGCGACCTGTTCCTGGCAGTTGCCGGTGGTGTAGTCAAACGTAAGTGCCGACGTGTCGGAGCACATGTCCATCACGTCCACCGTATCGTTACACGTTAACGTGCCGTCCGACGCCTGGAGAATGTAGTCTGCGGAGAACAGAAAGCTCGTTGGTAGAATGACTGCCGCCGACGACTCCGAtccttttattgaaatgaagaaatttttgtttaatattattacaatggaaactgtATTTTCATCGAAAATGTGCACATTTGGGTTTATGAGTTTGTaggtatgaaataaaaaaaaaatagttcttaaacattttaaatatctttagtGCTGGTTTCGCTTGTTGTTTTTCCAGTAACATAAATTGAAACAGAAATGTTGCTTTCCCACCTGACAGTACGAGCACGTGGAAATCTAGTGTCGGTATGGTGGCGGTGTCGTCACACACATCGGAGGCCGATGCCAACGTCCCCGCCGAGTTGAAGCGTAGACGGTTCTGGGCAGCGTTACCCTCCTGGACTAGAGGGACAAAGTGGCGTGTGGGATATATATAAGGAAATTGTTAATATGATCAAATAAGAATTAATAGTTTAGGATATTTCCTTGTGTCCTTCTCATACCCACGCTCACTATGTAAGAACAATGTTTAGGATGATGTCAAGACACATGACTATCCTCGTAAGCTGAAtaccaggggcgtagctagccctatATTCATGTTGATTCATAATTGTATAAGGGGTTTGAAGGCATGCTCCTCggaaatttttgaaaaacatagtGCAATCTAGttcattctgggcgttctgagcTGCTTGATTTAGTACtagaaaatggacagttttaggatcatgaaGTCAAGTACGCATCCGCAACTttggctgtttttttttttataaaattgtcaaaatcatgTTAATTCAGCCGCGTACTTTCGTATatgcagctacgcgcctgaataacataatatactttaaaaagaaCTGCGAGTACCATTTCGTTGCTGGTATGTATATGACACTCCGGCTGTGACCTCTGTTAAAACCAGACAAGCGTACACATAGACCTGGCTGCTGCCGACTAGAGTGAACCTCGATGTCGCCCTGAAAGTACAGACGTAAACACACTACAGCATatatacaagaaaaaggttgatgcTTAgcagaagaaaaacgtgcatgcagataaccaaaattggttattatttcaattttttatgtttggtgtacatatgctcgaaggacattatggttaataatattgttacaatagtttaagcccggaattatagatattctgttgttgttttttccaagcTAATCCTtcggttaaaactaaattataataaaaatatacatacgtttcttcggaagaaataGAATCAATGGTAAAATACATAGATTTCCAtaacatgaaattcaccttttttgtaccggcatgttatgtgaattccttgctttatattttgtctaagtttttgtaacacatttcactcatatgaatatatagaacggggataaaaatactatatattAAGAGGGAAATAGTTCTTTcgaatgatattttcaaaacaaacaattaagctcaatgttaatttttcaaaactcgacatttttgctgtcaccaagggacattactgcgtaggaggtttacaaacataaagcgTTGTGTACACACCGGTCTTACTGTCTATTTTTGAGACCGGTGTGTACACATTgaacataaaggatattgaaatagtaccgtgtaaccttcatctagtTTGactcaatcggaacacctcggcctgtatctatctcggagatggccgagttgttatgtttttgttggtatttaaaatcaaaattttcaaaatgataagcagggctattataatttaaggtttcattatcaattaaagtgtaaagttttataaaacatactaaacttcatattttatcatgcaacgtggaaactattgaaagcaatGTTcggcaatttatgaactagtccctaagttggaatatttctaaagtaatataaaatatagtcCGTGCCCTTCTTGGCGCCGACTAagaagggcgccgactaataattatattctAGAGAACTAGAATAGAAATGATAGCTACTGCAAAgtaagtttcattgcaataaaaACCGTTGAGCTAGTTGTTTGCGTTCATTAGAAACAGTCCATCTTATATTTAAGTGAGAAAATGGTCAAAACTGATGAAACATAATGCAgtattaaacttgtttttataaagtTCGCCTTTCGGGACAAAAATGTCACTATGGCTTAATGTGTCGCTGATATTTAACGAAGAAAAAACAATTCACGACAAAGAAACCGACATACTTGATGACCAGCTTGGAGCTGTCAGCGTAATCGAGGCACGTCCACGTATCGATTGTCTGTGTAGGGCTTAACGTAACGTCCCAGCCCGTCAACGTCGTGTCCGTGAACGTGAGATCCCCTCGCGTGCTGTCGTGCCACATGCTGCTCGCGAACGGAGACGGAAACGTGCACTGGCCACATACTTAGACAGGAGGGAGTCAGGATATATGTTTTTTGGATTCGATATattgacatgtatatatatatattcagtatttaAGCATATCAtgctttctacatgtatacTAGCAAGCCTTGTGTTTGATAGCTTTCTCTCAATTATCTATTTATGAAACCATTCACTGTCATGAGTAGTCAGTACATAATATATAAGCTTATTGACAACTTTGGACATTATTGGCCAAAAGATTATGATATGACTTAGAATTAAAATCGTAGAagaacaaatatgtttacaaaacacattattttacacatgtatatagcaATTTTAACGATATTTTACTTACTTCCAGTAATTAATGTGACTGTAAAATAAATCACTATATTTCgaaacattttcatattaacTTCCTCGCATCaccattttacaaacataaacaaaagtaaaatttgtaaacaaaaataaaattggcggacatattgtttctttaaacaatGCCGGTCGACATGGCAGTTTTAAAacgtacaaataaaacaatgtatttaagtaaTTGTTAATCAGTTAAGTGTAAACTAAAACTTCTGCCCATTGTATTATTTGACTCACTTCACGACGTTTTGTGGGTTTCGGCTTTCAATTCTATGTTTGCATGACAGGTATTGACCATTTCTTTGAGTTCTATGTGTTCATTGTTATAGATAAAGATTGCGTGTGACttgtctttgttgttgttgatctcACGGCCAATATCATATAAACGACTATCTAATcttatggtggtgatgatgatgatgatgatgatgatgataatgatgataatgatgatgatgatgatgatgatgatgatgatgatgatgatgatgatgatatgatgatgataagtgtttgtttgttttaacataaGGGTCGCTGTTACAGTGCAAGAGCATCCAGTTATATTCATCAGTTCAATTGCGAAAGGATATCATTGACTTTCAGTCTTAgagaataacaaatataaaagtttgAACATATTACTAGATTTATTGATTATGAGACAAGTGCATGGTATATACTCGTACAGTTAAGATTAAAATGAAATGGTACGTATAATAAGCACAGTTGTTACAACTGCAACAAGATGCAAACGACACATTCCCACACAAAAGTCCGTTCCTTTAAAATCGTTTTCTAATGATTATGAATTAGATCTACCTTTCACAAGTCTATACTCAATAATAATCACTATTTTCGCGGACTGGAATTGGTAATAAtcactttgttttcatttttgtggaTTGGTGGTAACGGTTTAATAGTTGACCCATTTTTCAGTTGATTATTAGATAGACTAGCCGGTGTCGTGGCAACGTCAGGCAACTCAATCCTTTCTGGTTCTGTTAAGCTCAACATTTTCGTTTTCTCTTTGAAGTATTTTCCCACCATCCCTTTCTTCCCATACAGTTTCAGAGTTCTCTCTTTCTCCTTTTCAACTGTAGCAAATGTGTTTCCAAGTTTCCTCTCCGGCCATTTGTACCTTGGATCTTTTAAAGATAAGACGCCTTTTTCTTTATAAGATGGGAACTCGTTGCCCTTCACAGGTTCAGTCAAGGTCAAGTATGTAGTCTTCAAGTAAAGACCCGGTGGCGAAGGTGGCCGAGTAGTGACGGGGATATGATCGGCAATGTCCGTGTACTCGAGAAGTAGGGTGATGAAGACTCGGGCGCACACAAAGAGAGCTATTGTTGCCATGGTGGCGACGATGAAAAAGGGCACCACGATGAAAATCACAATAATGATACCGACGATTGTTCCCGTCGAGACACCAGTGCTGGCTGTGGTAGTTGCAttgtctgaaaaaaatattacatgcaataatGGTGAGATGCATGAATGTATGAAAAGTTGTAAACAAATCCAAGGCTATAtacatgatgttttatttgagaACAATCAAAACGAATCAAAATCATTCCCCTCAATACAAAGTAACGAAATACTAGTATATGATTTATACTGTTACAATAATAGTTTCCAGCAATGTTAAAACCACTTACCACAGGTTTCTGAAAGGTAAGATACACGAGGGGTTTAGAGTTTGACAATGAGGTATAtgttacaaaatgaaatgtattgtattattaGGTATAATTTTGTGGTTTGAATTACAGCGGCGCCATTAACGGAAAGCGAGAAACTCCAATCCAATCAGTGCAAAACTTTTGACTTAAACCCTTGAACAAATCATTCGATGtgcaaaattatgaaaaacCGCTTCTCCGAATTTAGTCAGATTGATTCGTTGGACTTATTTGCGAAATGTGTTGTGTCTTACGGAAATACGTGTCCACATAGATCAGGTGGCCTACGAACGTTGTCTGATCGGCGGCAAGAGGCAGGGTGGTAGGCGTCTGGAAAGCTGTACAGTTTCCAGGAGCCACGGACGACCAGCGACCAGAAGTACTCTGCCAAcgatttaaaagaaatgctaACCATACATGTGACATTTGAAGTTCAATATACTGAATTGAAGTGAAGCCTCATTCAGATGAAAGCTTGTATCAGATATTTGAATTTTGACCTGCAACGTAAgaacattaaatatatgttttaaaacataactgaCAATATAAAGTATGCGCTGTTCTGAAGGTTATACTTACAATACAGGCAAATCTGTTAGTGGATGACGTAATTGCAGTGTCCTGGTTGTATACCGTGATGTAATCATATCCACCTGACGTCACAGTGGCAACACATGTCAACACTCCGCCCGCTTCAATGTATAAACGTCAAGTGTTCATGAATAATGAATATCTCATATACAGTTCAGATgacaattacatgtatttatatttatcaaattaaacatggcATACAACTTTTCGATTTTTGACCTTTATCTAATAGTCGTGCTTAATGCAGCCTGAGACACTAACTCATTGTACAGTTTACCTGAAAA from Mya arenaria isolate MELC-2E11 chromosome 3, ASM2691426v1 harbors:
- the LOC128227972 gene encoding uncharacterized protein LOC128227972, with protein sequence MKMFRNIVIYFTVTLITGICGQCTFPSPFASSMWHDSTRGDLTFTDTTLTGWDVTLSPTQTIDTWTCLDYADSSKLVIKATSRFTLVGSSQVYVYACLVLTEVTAGVSYTYQQRNVQEGNAAQNRLRFNSAGTLASASDVCDDTATIPTLDFHVLVLSGSESSAAVILPTSFLFSADYILQASDGTLTCNDTVDVMDMCSDTSALTFDYTTGNCQEQVAYSAGGSLYCVATVSLTSYDCAVFYNRDPTISGTATRFTCICSDGNTASVAPNNCTIYQDATSVPTDADMTTPVGYLINFGAKTR